A single genomic interval of Sphingobacteriales bacterium harbors:
- a CDS encoding DNA-directed RNA polymerase subunit alpha, with the protein MALLAFQKPEKIVAQKTTDFKGVFEFRPLEPGFGVTVGNALRRVLLSSLEGYAITAIKIEGVDHEFDSIKGVIEDVTEIILNLKQVRLKKYVKEDPTEKLFIVVSGQTEFKAGDIEKQNTTYRVMNPDFVICQMEPWVKLEIELTIHKGRGYLPAEDNKPKEWVNGIIPIDAIFTPIKNVRYNIENTRVEQKTDFEKLIIEIVTDGSIHPEDAIKEAAKILIQHLMLISDENITFDVRAEEEEDVVDEQLLHMRKILKTPLEDLDLSVRAYNCLKAAKINNLSELVHYDTNTLIKFRNFGKKSLNEIEALINTKGLTFGMDLSKYKLDEDY; encoded by the coding sequence ATGGCATTACTTGCTTTTCAAAAGCCCGAAAAAATTGTTGCGCAAAAAACAACCGACTTTAAAGGTGTTTTTGAGTTTCGCCCCCTTGAACCTGGTTTTGGTGTTACCGTAGGTAACGCTTTACGGCGCGTACTACTTTCGTCTTTAGAAGGCTACGCTATTACCGCAATCAAAATTGAAGGCGTTGACCACGAGTTTGATTCCATAAAAGGGGTTATTGAAGATGTAACTGAAATTATACTGAACCTTAAACAGGTTCGACTAAAAAAATACGTTAAAGAAGATCCTACCGAAAAACTGTTTATTGTTGTGTCGGGGCAAACCGAGTTTAAAGCAGGTGATATTGAAAAGCAAAATACAACCTACCGCGTAATGAATCCGGATTTTGTAATTTGCCAAATGGAACCATGGGTTAAACTTGAAATCGAACTGACAATACACAAAGGCCGTGGCTATCTTCCTGCCGAAGATAATAAACCTAAAGAATGGGTTAATGGCATTATTCCTATTGACGCCATATTTACACCCATTAAAAATGTACGCTACAATATTGAAAATACAAGGGTAGAACAAAAAACTGACTTCGAGAAACTTATTATTGAAATTGTAACAGATGGGTCTATTCATCCGGAAGATGCGATTAAAGAAGCTGCAAAAATCCTCATTCAGCATTTGATGCTTATATCAGACGAAAACATAACCTTTGATGTTAGGGCAGAAGAAGAAGAAGATGTAGTTGATGAGCAATTACTACACATGCGCAAAATATTAAAAACACCCCTCGAAGATCTTGACCTTTCTGTACGGGCATATAACTGCCTTAAAGCAGCTAAAATTAATAACCTTTCGGAATTGGTACATTATGATACAAATACACTTATAAAATTCCGGAATTTTGGTAAGAAGTCATTAAACGAAATCGAAGCACTTATAAATACCAAAGGTTTGACCTTTGGTATGGACTTATCTAAATACAAACTTGACGAAGACTACTAA
- the rpsD gene encoding 30S ribosomal protein S4: protein MARYTGPATKIARKFGEAIFGYDRSFEKRQYPPGQHGLSKKRKSTTSEYGIQLTEKQKAKYTYGVLERQFRRTFHEAARRHGITGEILLQLLESRLDNVVYRLGLAPTRRAARQLVTHRHILVNGNRANIPSMFLQPGDVVGVVPKSLELEFIKSAVAKRGKQYNWLDWNNETNVGTFIALPQRADIPENINEQLIVELYSK, encoded by the coding sequence ATGGCACGATATACCGGACCTGCAACTAAAATAGCTCGCAAATTTGGAGAGGCCATTTTTGGCTATGACCGATCTTTCGAAAAACGCCAATATCCGCCCGGGCAACATGGACTTTCTAAAAAACGCAAAAGCACAACAAGCGAGTATGGAATCCAATTGACAGAAAAACAAAAAGCTAAATATACTTATGGCGTTTTAGAACGCCAATTCCGCCGTACTTTCCACGAGGCTGCTCGCCGACATGGTATTACCGGCGAAATATTATTGCAGTTGTTAGAATCGCGTTTAGATAACGTAGTTTACCGCTTGGGCTTGGCGCCTACACGCCGCGCAGCCCGCCAGTTAGTTACACACCGTCATATCCTTGTTAATGGTAATCGGGCAAATATACCTTCAATGTTTCTGCAACCCGGCGATGTTGTAGGCGTTGTGCCTAAAAGCCTTGAACTTGAGTTTATTAAATCGGCCGTTGCAAAACGCGGAAAACAATATAATTGGTTAGACTGGAACAATGAAACAAATGTGGGCACTTTTATTGCTTTGCCTCAACGTGCTGATATTCCGGAAAATATAAACGAACAACTAATCGTAGAGTTATATTCAAAGTAA
- the rpsK gene encoding 30S ribosomal protein S11: MAKVKGKKVVKKRIVKVEADGRAYIQASFNNIIVTMTNAGGQVISWGSAGKAGFRGSKKNTPYAAQVAAQDAASVAHEAGLRRVEVFVRGPGSGRESAIRTITQSGIEVTLIRDITPLPHNGCRPPKRRRV; this comes from the coding sequence ATGGCAAAAGTTAAAGGCAAAAAAGTAGTAAAAAAACGAATTGTTAAGGTCGAAGCCGATGGCCGTGCCTATATTCAGGCCAGCTTTAACAATATTATTGTTACAATGACCAACGCCGGCGGCCAAGTTATATCTTGGGGGTCGGCTGGTAAAGCTGGCTTCCGCGGCTCGAAAAAAAATACACCCTATGCTGCACAGGTAGCCGCACAAGATGCCGCCTCGGTTGCCCATGAGGCCGGGTTGCGCAGGGTAGAGGTGTTTGTACGTGGTCCCGGCTCAGGACGCGAATCTGCTATACGCACCATTACCCAAAGCGGGATTGAAGTTACTTTGATACGCGATATAACACCATTACCTCATAATGGCTGCCGCCCACCAAAACGTAGGCGTGTATAA
- the rpsM gene encoding 30S ribosomal protein S13 translates to MARLAGVDLPRMKRACIGLTYIYGVGNTRAKEVLDKAKIDHNKKVKDLSDEEVTRLRVVLGDYTLEGELRAETQLSIKRLMDIGSYRGIRHRKGLPLRGQRTRTNARTRKGKRKTVAGKKKVGK, encoded by the coding sequence ATGGCTCGTTTAGCAGGTGTTGATTTGCCCCGTATGAAACGCGCTTGTATTGGCTTAACCTATATTTATGGAGTTGGCAATACACGCGCAAAAGAAGTACTCGATAAGGCAAAAATTGACCACAATAAAAAGGTTAAAGACCTTTCAGACGAGGAAGTTACTCGTTTGCGTGTAGTATTAGGCGATTATACCCTTGAGGGAGAATTGCGCGCCGAAACTCAATTGAGCATAAAACGCTTAATGGATATCGGCTCTTACCGAGGTATTCGGCACCGTAAGGGCTTGCCCTTGCGCGGGCAACGTACACGTACCAACGCCCGTACACGGAAAGGTAAACGCAAAACGGTTGCAGGTAAAAAGAAAGTAGGTAAATAA
- the rpmJ gene encoding 50S ribosomal protein L36: MKVRASVKKRSADCIVVRRKGKLFIINKKNPKLKQRQG, translated from the coding sequence ATGAAAGTTCGTGCATCTGTTAAAAAACGAAGCGCCGATTGCATCGTTGTACGACGCAAAGGTAAGCTTTTTATTATTAACAAAAAGAACCCAAAGCTTAAACAAAGACAAGGATAA
- the infA gene encoding translation initiation factor IF-1, which yields MANKDLIILDGIVTESLGNAKYRVKLENGHEIIAHISGKMRMNYIRILPGDKVMIEMTPYDLTKGRITYRYK from the coding sequence ATGGCCAATAAAGACCTTATTATATTAGATGGCATTGTTACTGAATCGTTAGGAAACGCAAAATATAGGGTTAAGTTAGAGAATGGACACGAAATAATAGCACATATATCCGGAAAAATGCGTATGAATTATATCCGGATTCTACCAGGAGATAAGGTAATGATAGAAATGACCCCATACGATTTGACCAAAGGTCGCATCACATATCGTTATAAATAA